The sequence CAGCTACCTCCTGAGAAGCCCAGTGCCACGtgtggtgacagggacagtCAGCCCAAGATGAAAGTCAAGTGAGTTAGATTATTTATCAACACCCAGCTTGCTGTGAGAGGCCACAGGTGCTGGTACCACTGTCTGCACCCatggctctgcagctggcaAGGCAGCCCCCtattctctgctgctgcagccggTGCAAACAGGgacccacctggagcagggcacagatgCAGAGCTTGGGGATACAGCCCAGGAGACCAAACCGctgcaggaggagaaagaggagtCCAGGGGCGAAGAGCAGGATGTTCATCTTCAcggacacagccaggctgagcaggaagctGCATTACCACTGCGGACCCCACACGGAGCCCCGGCAGCCCCTGAGCCAAGCGCAGcctcctgctggggctgagctggctcACACGCCCAGCAGCCAtggagagcagctcccagcccctcacctgaAAAagaggcagccccaggaccAGCGCTCCTCCAGGAAGAGATTGATGGCGAGGAAGAGGATGGCCATGGCCACAGGGTCATTGAAGAGCCGCAGCACAAAGATGGAGTGGATGCGGTATGAGGCGCAGCACATGAAGAAGAAAACGTACGGAGGGACCTTGCAGGGGACACAAACACAGAAGGGTCATCAGCATCCTGTCCTGgactccctcctgctgctgctgagctcctccacaccccagccctgagcccgtATCCGTTCCGCCGGGGTGAGGGCTCAGGAGCCCTGGCCTCAGGGCACCTTGTTGGTCCGGCAGTAGATGCGGAAGACGAGGAGCAGGTTGAGGAGGTAGAGCCCGGCGAAGAGGTACTGAGCCAGGCGGATGTCGGAGCCGCGGCCCGTGGCATAGTACAGCCCCAGGAAGATGTACACGAAGCCGGCGGGGTAGCTGTGGGGAGACGGGAGTGAAGGGCTGGGCCTTGCGGCCCCTCCGGGAGCCGCCGGTCACGGAGAGCTGGGTGTCCCCGTCACTCACACCAGTGGCCCGGTGTCACCCTTCAGCTGGGTGTAGTCGCGGGTGCCGTTGGCGAACCCCTCCACCTCCTGCATGTAGGCCTTCCAGTCGATCTCGGTGTCTGCGGGACGGCGGGGTCAGCGGGGCTCGGGGGCACTGCGGGGGCTGACCCAGCTCCACACCCGCCAGCCTGATCCTGTGCCTCGCTGCCATGCTGTCAGCACGGGCTCTCCCGAGCCGCCACATCCAGGacccccggcccagccccgcgtCCCTCCCTGGCCCCCTCCAGGCGCGGCCCTATCCCCCTGCCCGGGGTTGCTGTCACCCGAGGGGCCCCggcagggctgtccccgtgCCCGCGGCATCCCCGCTCCCCGctccgccccgcgccgccctgGACCGGCCCCGCCATCcccgggggcagccccaggcagcgccgggccgggccgggccccggcACTCACAGGGGACCCTGCGGATGACCCAGAGGTTGACGCCGCCCTCggccaggcagaggcaggcggCCACCAGCGGGGTGTAGCGGGGCTCCAGCAGCGccgcccgccgctcccgccATGCCCGCCGCAGcaccgccgccccccgccccgccgccatTCCGCTCTCTGTTTCCGCCCGGAGCGCTTAGCGCGGCGCGCCGGCCCGGACCGGAAGGCGCACGTGGGGGCGCGGGCGGCACGTGGCGCCCGGTGCTCCCGCCCCGCGCGCGGGCATGGAGCGGCGGcgcgcgcccgccgcccccccccGGTACGGGCGGCGCCGGTTCTGGGACGAGCTCTACCGGCGGGAGGGCGCCGAGACCCGCGAGTGGCTGGGGGGGCTCTCCCGGTTTCTCCCGCAGCTGGAGCACGAGCTGCGCCCCGGTGATCGCATCCTCGTCCTCGGTACGTGCCCCGTGCCCGGCGTGCCCGGTggagggcgggcgggcggggctCGGGGTCCCGCCGGTGGATGCGCTGGCGCTAGCCGCCAGAGGGCGGTGTGGCACCGGGCCGGTACGGGGAGCTgcgccctgcccggcccggcgggaTGGCCCCGGTGCCGGAGGTGCTGGTGGGTATAACCGCCCCGTAATCCCACCTGCGGTCTGATCCGCCGGCGGGATTAAGCGGGTGTAATCACCGATCCTGTTAGCGGATCAGCCGCTGCCAGCTGCGTTTAATAGCCCCCAAATCCGCCCCCCTCCCCGGGATCCCTATCGGCTCCCCCGGTGAGCGGCCGAGCCCCGGTGGAGCGGCTCTGAGGGGAGGCCTTGGTAGCGGGGCACTCCCCGTGTCACCCCGTGTCCTGTTGAGACACCAGTTCTTCCACTCCTCTCGCCATCGCACCCAGTTAAACCCCCCGCCGAAGTTCCCTAATTTCCCAATGGAGTTATCCAGCAGGCTCTTGGGACCGCAGCCGGCTCCTGCTCCACAGCACTGCGGGAGGGATAACTGGGGACGCCCCCTGCCTCTTTCCTGCCTCCAGCCTCCCCCTGCCTCCCACGCCAAGGTGAGGGGATCGGGTGTGCAGGGCTACCCCAGGATAGGAGCCCAAAGCACCCACCTGGCAGGACAGGGGTAATTAGTGACTCGCCCAACCCTCACTAGCTGACATCAAAGCCATgacctgcccctgcccagcagccccagcccacccACACCCTCTCCTGCACCACGGGAACAGAGTTGGGGTACTGGCACAGGCAccctgagctctgtgtgagCTGTGCCCCACACAGGCTGTGGCAACAGCGCCCTGAGCCACGACCTGCACGAGCTGGGCTACACCGACGTCACCAGCATCGACTTCTCGGCCGCCTGCATCGCGGCCATGCGCACCCGCTACGCCCACTGCCCCGGCCTGCGCTGGGCTGTCATGGACATCCGTGCCCTCGCCTTCCCCGACGCCTCCTTCGACGTGGTGCTGGAGAAGGGCACCCTCGACGTGCTCCTGGTGGAGGAAACTGACCCCTGGCACGTCTCGCCCCAGGCGGCCGCTGCGATGCGCCGGGTGCTGGCAGAGGTACGGGCTGGGGGGACCTGAGGAGGGGTGCAGAGGGTGGGACCCCATCCCTGTTTGGGCTGGGGGAAGGTGCTGAGTGCCTCCTCACCACCCTGCTTCCCTGTGCATGCCCCAGCCAGTGTTTCTGTCCTCCCAGCCGGTGTTTCTGTCCTGCCCCTCAGCTGTGTTGCaggggggcacctggggagctgccaggtgctggaggtggGAGACTGCCCCCTCTTACAGCCCATCATCTCCTCCCCAGGGAGCTGGACGGAGCAGGATGTGTCCCTGGGTCCTGCTGTATGATCCCCCTCTTTATTTGCATGCTAAATACAAAGAGTTGGTCAGAAAAATGGGCCCCGTGCTAGCGTGGGTGGCTGTAGGGGACCCAGGGGGACACAGCGAGgtggccctgccagcccagggcaagGTGATGACCGTGGGGCTGTGAGAGCTCTGGCCCCCCCGCACCCCCCACCCCAGCTTCGATCGCCTTAGCCGGGGTCCCCATCATCTGGTCTGGTGTTGCCATGGCAACTCCCATCAGCATCGACAGGGCCATGGCGTTGCCACGGGGACGGGTGATGCCTCGGGGCCCTGTTAATTGGTGGCGGCGGGACCGGATTGAACCTGTCCCGGCGCGGGGGTGCGGGTCCTGGCAGCCTCTCCCACCCTGCGGGAATAACTGCCAGGATAATTAATTGCTGCACCTCCCTGGCACCCCGGGGTTGCAGGCACGGGGTGCTGGGAGGGTGCTCATGGCTGTTGACAACCCTCCCAATCCTCTCTTGCCTGGCTGAGCCTGGGAGGGAGCTCAACCCCCGGCAGGGCAATGGGGCTGTGCTCGctctctgtgctctgccctCCTTGCCAGCGCTGCTGCCTGTCCTTGTCATTTTGCCAAACGGCAGGGatttaattttccctttttttttccctttttaatccTCTGCTCAatccctgccctcccccagCATCGCTGGGTACCAGCTTCCACCCGCAGCCGGTCCCTGCTGTCCTCATCCCCGGGGGATTCGCTGGGTGTTCCCACTTGCTCCCTGTTTTGGAGGTCCTTTCAGAGGGGGTCTATCCGTGGTacctcccttcccacccccaTCCCCCTTCATTGGGGTGTTCACAGCCTCTGTCTTCCTCTCCCCGGGGGCATGTAAGAACCTGAAAATCCACCCTGCCTGTGGGGACACCGCAGGGACACCCTGTCCCAGCGAGCTGGGGACAGCGGGTGTGGCGGGAGCAGCCCCTCGGCCCCCCTGCTCCCGCTGACGGATGGGAAGGTTTCCTGCGCTCGTCTCCAAGCAACGGCCATTATTGCTCTATTAACGAGGGATGGATGTGGACATGCGGGA comes from Agelaius phoeniceus isolate bAgePho1 chromosome 10, bAgePho1.hap1, whole genome shotgun sequence and encodes:
- the ALG3 gene encoding dol-P-Man:Man(5)GlcNAc(2)-PP-Dol alpha-1,3-mannosyltransferase — encoded protein: MAAGRGAAVLRRAWRERRAALLEPRYTPLVAACLCLAEGGVNLWVIRRVPYTEIDWKAYMQEVEGFANGTRDYTQLKGDTGPLVYPAGFVYIFLGLYYATGRGSDIRLAQYLFAGLYLLNLLLVFRIYCRTNKVPPYVFFFMCCASYRIHSIFVLRLFNDPVAMAILFLAINLFLEERWSWGCLFFSLAVSVKMNILLFAPGLLFLLLQRFGLLGCIPKLCICALLQVVLGLPFLLVNPVGYLTRSFDLGRQFQFKWTVNWRFLPEEVFQNRVFHAALLLAHLAGLGLFALHRWHSSKENILTLLKDPAKRKPASPRLTVNRIVFILFSSNFLGVCCSRSLHYQFYVWYFHTLPYLLWCTPTTKLAHMPKVLLLGVIELCWNTYPSTVCSSLSLHICHGLILLQLWYGTAPTPVSHTPPPSRKPTATSKKAQ
- the EEF1AKMT4 gene encoding EEF1A lysine methyltransferase 4, with the protein product MERRRAPAAPPRYGRRRFWDELYRREGAETREWLGGLSRFLPQLEHELRPGDRILVLGCGNSALSHDLHELGYTDVTSIDFSAACIAAMRTRYAHCPGLRWAVMDIRALAFPDASFDVVLEKGTLDVLLVEETDPWHVSPQAAAAMRRVLAEVSRVLRPGGCFISITFAQPHFRKPHYAQEAFGWSLRHAACGDGDAGAFHYFLYVMRKGQPLEPRDVALGHRLHQPPPAPAPPPAPAPPDDDEDYLLAIQL